The Fusobacterium pseudoperiodonticum DNA window ATTTGAACTTGTGACAACACGATTAAAAGTCGTGTGCTCTACCAACTGAGCTAATGACGCAAATGGGGTGACCGACGGGGATCGAACCCGCGACAACCAGTGCCACAAACTGGCGCTCTACCAACTGAACTACGGTCACCATTATAAGTTTTTTTGGAGCGGGAAACGAGGGTCGAACTCGCGACATTCAGCTTGGAAGGCTGACGCTCTACCAACTGAGCTATTCCCGCACTTCAATGGTCGGAATAGCAAGATTTGAACTTGCGGCCCCCTGCTCCCAAGGCAGGTGCGCTACCGGGCTGCGCTATATTCCGACTTATGTATTTGATACTTCGTTATTATAGCCCCTTTTTATGATAATGTCAAGAACTTTTTTTATTTTTTAAAAAATTTTTTTTATAAAAATAAGAATCAACTTCTCCTTCATAGAGAAGTCAATTCTTATTAAAAGATTTATCTAATTATTTAGAGAAAATATTCCTTTTTCTATTTCTTCAATTTCTCTTTTTATATCATCATTTAAAGTTCCTTGTTTATCTATAGAATCTCTAGCTAAATCCAGATATTTTTGAGCATTATCTTTGTCACCAAGTCCAAGATAACAATGAGCTAGCTCTAAATCTTCTCCATCTACAACATCATCTTCATCTAATGATAGTTGTCTTGACTCCAAAAGAACTTCTATAGCTTCTTCATATCTTTCTAAGCCTCTTAAACATCTACCTATAGAATATAGATACCAACTATCGTCATTTAAGTCATAAGCTTTTTTAAATGAATCTAGGGCTTCTTCATACCTTTTAAAATCTAATAAAATTGTTCCTCTCATCTCAAAAATCCAAGCATCATTTTGTCCCAATTCAAGAGCTTTATCAAAATGTTCTAGGGCTTCTTTTCTTGTTTCTAAATTATAACCTAACTGATAACCAATTTGTGAATATATCCATGCATCTTCTCTCCCTAGTTCTTTTGCTATATTTAGATATTTAAGAGCTTCTTCTGGATGGGGTTCTTCTAATCTTCCGTAATTCCAAGCTATTTCAGAATTTATAAAAATTCTTTGATTAATTCTATCTTCATCAACTAGAGCCAAAGACTTTTCTAATCTTTCAAGGGCTTCATGAGTTTTTCCACTTCTACCTAAGTTTAAAGCTATCTCTGTGTTAATCCATTCATCGTTTCTTCCTAGCTCTTCAGCTCTCAATAAAAATGGAAGGGCTTCTTCATAATTTTCTAAATTATCATAAATAGTAGCAACTTCTGATATTGCACCTATATCGTCTTTATCCAATTCATAAGCTACTAATGCATATTCAAGAGCTTTTTCATAATCTTCTAAATTTTCATAACACATTGCTAGTTCAAGATTTGTCCAAACATCATTTCTACCTTCTTCTTTAGATAACATAAGGTATTTAATGGCTTCTTCATAGTTTTCTAAGTTACGGTGACAACAACCAAGTTGACCATAAGTAAAAGCTAGGTCTTTATCTTTGTCTTCGTCATCTAAACTTAAAGCATATTCAAACTTTTCAATAGCTTCTTCATATTTATCCAAACCTGCTAAACAAGCTCCATATTCTATATTTATCCAAGCATCATTCCTACCAAGTCTCATTGCTTTTTTTATATATTTTACAGATTCACCATATAGTCCTAAAGCTCCATAATGCCAAGCTATTTCTGACATTATAAGCGGATCTTTTTTATCAAATTTTTCAGCTTGTAAATAGTATTTCAATGCTTCTTCATATTCATCTTTTGCCTTATAACAATGACCTATTTCAGCATTTATTACAGCATCATTTCTACCCCATTTTTTAGCTTTATTGAAGTCTTCTATAGCTTCATCATACATACCTAATTTTCTTTTACACCAACCAAGACGAGCATAGATATATGATATATCTTTATCATCATTTTCAGCTTCTACTTCTAAAGCATGATTTAATTTTTCAATTGCCTCTTCATATCTTCCAAGTTTTGACAGACAATATCCAAATTCAGTATTTGTCCAAGCATCATCTTGACCAAGTTCTTCAAGTCTTTCTAAATATTTCAAGGCTTCTTCATATCTATCTGTAATATCGTAAAGCCAAGCTATGTCTGACATTATAAATATATCATCTTCAGATAATTCAAGAGCTTTTAAATAATATTCTAAGGCTTCTTCATTTTTACCCAGATTTTTATAACATATTGCTATTCTTGTAAAAAGCCAATCGTCATTTCTACCTAAGTCTTCAGCCTTAAAACAATTTTCAAGTGCTTCTTCAAATTTTCCTTGTTCTGATAAACTGTATGCTAACTCTGAATATGCCCATTGATTATCTTTATTTCCAGCTAACTGATTTTTAAGTATTTCTTCAGCCTCTTCATATTTTCCATATCTATTATATGTCCAAGCTAAGAAAGAATCTGTTTCTATTCTTCCTTCTTCATCATAGGCATATTTTTTACTTTCAAGGGCATACTCTATAGACTTTTCTGAATTTCCATTTTCATTTTCAAGTTTTGCTAAATTTCTATATATTGTTATTAAAAAATCACAAGTGTCATTGTCATCAGGATCTAATTCATATGCTTTTAAAAAACATTTTTCTGCATTCACAAAATCTTCTAAGAAAAAATAAGAATAACCAGCTCTCCAATTCCAAAGAAGACTATGTCCTTCTTCGAATTCTATAGTTTTTAATATTTCTAAAGCTTTTTCATATTCTTCTATATTGTTGTAAGCTCTTCCTAATTCTCCCATTAATTCTGTATTTAATCTTTCTGCTGGTAATGATTCTATTAAGTCTATTATTTCTTGATATTTTTCCAAGTCATGTAATCTTTCAATTTTTCCTAATAATTCTTCTTTCAAATCCTCACCTCTTAGGTAATATTATAGTTCATCTATCATATCTTCTAATTGATCTAATTCTTCTTCATATTCATCTATGAATTCGTCAGCAACATTGTCTGCACCTTCTCTTGCAAGTTCTAAATATTTTTCAGCATTTTTCTTATCTTTTAATCCTATATAGCAATGAACAAGTTCCACATCTTCTCCATCTGTTACATCTCCTTCTTGTTCAGAGATTCTTCTTGATTGTAAAAGAACTTCTATTGCTTCTTCATATTTTTTTAGAGCTGCTAATGCTCTACCTCTATTATATAATTGTTCCCCATCTCCACTAAGAGCAAAAGCTTTTTGGAAAGTTTTTTCAGCTTTTTCATAATTCTCTGGCTTTAACATATAGATATTTCCTAAAGCTTCAAGAAGAACAGGATTTTTATCATCTATTTTAGCTTGTTCTTCAAAATACTTTAATGCCCCTTCTTCTCCTTTAGTAGTTTTTAGATTCTGGTAAAGGTGAAGATATATCCAGTCATCATTTCTTCCTAAATCTTTTGCTATATAGAAATATTTAAGTGCTTCTTCATTTTTTTCTTTCACACTATATAAGTATCCTAATTCAGAATAAATGAAAATCTTTTCATTAACCCTTTCATCACCATTTTCTGCTTCATCTGCTTCAATTAATTTTAATGATTTTTCTAATCTTTTTATAGCTTCTTCATATCTTTCAAGTCTTCCTAAACATTGACCTATTTCAGTGTTAAGCCATTCATCATCTCTACCTAATTTTTCAGCTTCCAATAAGTATTTTAAACCTTGTTCAAAATCTTCAAACTCATTACATGTCCAACCTGCTTCTGAATAAAGCCATATGTCTGCATTAAGAGTATCTTCTTCAGCTTTTCCTATGAACGATAAATATGTGTCAAGAGCATTTCCTAAATCTCCTAAGTACATGTAAGCTCTACCTAAAACATTGATTAATTCCATATCCATCTTATCAGCTGGTAACTTTTTAATTTCTTTTACAATCTTATCGTATTCCCCATTTTGTCCGAAACTATCAATTTTATCCCAAAATTTTTGATCCATAACTTTCACCTCTATTATTATTTTTTGTTTATTTTTATTTATAAAAAAGGTAGTATAATTAACCTATACTACCTTTATAAAAGATAACACAGGAATTAAATTTTGTCAATTATTTCTATTTTTTCTTAATTTCAAAATCTAATTCTAGTCTTTCTCCATATCTCAATTTGTTTCTCATACCTTGTACTACATCATCAAGCTCTGTCAATGCTCCCAAGATATTTTTTTCTTCTGGAGTTGATTCAATAACTTTATTGATTCCTCCATTTTTAATAACTATTCTTCTATCTCCCATAAGAGCAAGAATAGGATCATGTGTTGCCATTAAAACTATCTTATTATTTCCAACAAGTAAGTCTAAGGCTTTTTTTCTATCTATACCTGCATTTTCAATTTCATCTATAAGAACTATTGGTGATGTACTTAAAATTGCTGTATCTGATATCATCAATGCTCTTGATTGTCCTCCACTTAAACTTGTTATTGGAGTATCTATAGTAAATTTTTCTCCTGCAAGCTCATTGGCTTGATTAAATATTTTTTCTATTACACTTTCTCTATCTAAAACCAATCTACTTTCAGCATGTAGATCTATGAACTCTCTCACAGTTAAGTCCATTACAAAGTTCATATTTTGAGAAAGTTGTGCAACTAATTTATAACTGGGAGAAAATCTTTTTTTAGCATCCATCAGTTCTCCATTTACAAGAACTGTTCTTTTTGTTGGAGTATCTCCTTGAGCTCCCCATTCTATATCTGCAAGTAGTCTACTTTTTCCTGAACCTGTAGGTCCTACTATTGCAACAATTTCTCCTGATTTTATTACTAATTCTTCATAGCCTTCTTTTTCACCTTTTTTGTTATATCCTGGAAGTAACGTTATGCTTTCAACTTTTTGCTCAGTAACTCCAAGTATATCAAGAAGGTCGAAGTCCATTTCATCTAATTCATTATTATCTATACTCATTTCCTCTCCTTAATGCTATATAATAAAAAACAGTTCATTGCTAGCTAAATTTCTTAACGATAAAAAATCAAGAATTCGCTGTAAATTCGACCAACTCGCTAACAAGTTAGCTCAAACATGTCGAGATTTACTCGGCTCATTCTATTTGATTTTTTATCTAAAATTTAGATGCAAATTCACTTGTTTTTTATTTATATTTCAAGATTCGTCAATATTAATTATTTTCTTCAAAATTGATTTTTCTGATATTTCCAAGTTGGTATTCATTTCCTATTCTAGTTTCCCCTAAGCAATATGAACATACTGCTGATGGTAATGGGAATCTCAATTTTCTTTCCAATACTGTATCTATTTCTTCATTTTTATCCATTATTAAAGAACCAAATTCATAAGTTCCTTGTCCTGTTAAACCATTTATATGGATAATAGCTGCCTTAGGGTTTACAGTTTGCACTCTTGAGGCAAAAACTTCTCTTTCTGCTTGAGATACTATATCTCCCTTTGTAATAACAACTATATCTGCTAGTTTAAGCATAGGCCCTATTTTTTTAGGAGTATTTATTCCACTTAGGTTATCTATTACACACACTGCCTTAATATCTTTTAAATAAGGCGAACATCTATTACATAGTCCAGCACTTTCTGTGATTAATAAGTCCACACCATTAGCTTGTCCCCATTGCACAACTTCTTCTATATTACTTGCAAAAAAGTGGTCTGGGCAAACTGAACCTGATAATCCTTTTTTTACAAGTATTCCTGCTTTTTCATATAAAACATCATCATCTGTGTAAAGACAGTCAAACTTAACTATACCAACTTTAATATTTTGTGCCTTTAAACTTTCTATTGTTTTGATAATAAGTGAAGTCTTTCCAGATGAAGGTGGTCCTGATACTGTTATAAGTTTCATTATTCAGCTGCTCCTTCCTTAAATGTTTCTTCACATTTTTTAATTAATTCTCCCATATCATTTGAGTAGATAAAGTCCCAACCAACCCAAAGCATAGGTCTACCATTTACAGGATTTTTTACTTCTGGGTGTACACTTGGGAATAGTCCTTGATTAGCTAGAGTATCTCCAACTGCTTTTCCACTCATAAATTTAATAACTTTTTCTAATTCTTTTGCCTTTGAAGCCTTAGTCAACATAAATATTGGAGATATGATTGCTCCTTCTTTTGGCCATATAACTTCTTTTGGTCCTTTTTCTGGTACCATTTTAGAGAAGAAATAAGGCATTATTGTTACAACAGGCTCTTTTGCTTCAACCATTTGAGCTGGGTGTAAGTTAGAAAGTAAAGAATGTCCTAAACTTTTTACACCTTCAAAACCATATAGTTTATAGATATGAATTAAGATTGAGTTGAATAAGTCAAAGTCTGCTATAGGTAATGAAACAGATTTTGCAAATTCAGGTTTTAATAAATCTCCCCAAGATCTAGGAACTTCTCTACCATTTAAAGCTGCTTTATTAACGATAAATATAGCAGGGACAACTCCTATCATAGAATAATCTCCATGTGGATCTTTTAAGTGAATATTTTCATTATCAAAATCTGTATTATATTTTTCAATACCTGTCATATCTTTAAATATACCTTGTTCTTTGAATTTCCCCATTAAGTCTTTATCAAAGAATAAGTCGAAACCAGCTGAGATAAACATATCTGCTAATTTATCTATATCATTTTTATCTATTACTTCATCTTTTATCCAACCAAGTCCTGAATAAGCAGCTTTTAATTCATATTTAACTTTTATATCTTTATTATCTGCTAAATATTTTTCAAAACCTTCTAATAAAGGAATTCTAACTGGGCAAGGTAAAAGTCCCATAAGTGATGCTTCTTTAACTCCTTCATCTTCTCTTTCAACAGAAGCTATTGCTTGTTGTAACATTGGAATAAAAGCATCCACATCTTCTTTTTTAATCATCATTGCTTTTTCCAAAGTGATTCCTTGTTCTTCTAACTTTTGTAAAACTGCAGGATTATCTAATCCTTTGAATCCAATATTTGTAAAAACAGGAATTGTTTCTGGATATTTTTCCACTATTGATTTTATTGACATTGATTTACTAATATACATATTAACCTCTCCTTTTATATATAAACTCTTCTTAATGTTCTTTATTATTTTAGTAAATTATACTCTCTTTGTAAACTATTTTCTGTAACATTTGTTACAAAATATAAAAAAAATAAGAATCAACTTCTTTTTGTAAAGAAATTAATTCTTATTTAAATGTTTAGTTAATTATCTAGAGAAAGTATTCCTTTTTCTATTTCTTTAATTTTAGCTTCTATAGTATCATTTTCAGCTCCACGCTCAGTTATAGACTCTCTAGCTAAATCTAAATATTTTTGTGCATTTTCTTTATCACCTATTCCTATATAGCAATAAGCAAGTTCAAAATCTTCTCCATCTACTACATCTTCCTCAGCTAATGATATCTGTCTTGATTTTAAAAGAATTTCTATAGCTTCTTCATATCTTTCTAAGCCTCTTAAGCATCTACCCATAGCATATAGATACCAACCATTATTACTTGAATCATAGGCATTTTTAAATGAATCTAAGGCTTCTTCATATTTTTCTAAATCTAATAATATTACTCCTTTTGTTTCAAAAATCCAAGTATCATTTCCTCCTAATTCTATAGCTTTATCAAAATATTCTAAAGCTTCATTTTTTGTTTCAGAACTATAACCTAATTGATATCCAATTTGTGAATACAACCAAGCATCTTCTCTTCCTAAATCTTTTGCTATATTTAAATATTTAAGTGCTTCTTCTGGATATGGTTCCTCTAATTTTCCATAGTACCAACCTAGTTCAGAATTTATAAAAATTCTTTGATTAATGTCATTTTGATCAACCATAGTCAAAGACTTTTTCAATTTTTCAATTGCTTCTTTTACATTTCCACTTCTACCTAAGCTCACAGCTATTTCAGTATTAATTCCTTCATCATTTCTTCCTAATTCTTGAGCTTTTAATAAAAATGGAAGTGCATCTTCATATTTACCCATATAATTATAAAGCCAACCAATTTCTGATAATACATTCACTTCATCTTTATCCAATTCATAAGATATTAATGCATATTCAAGGGCTTTTTCATAGTCATTTAAATTTTCATAACAAATTGCTATTTCAAAATTTATCCAAGCATCATTTCTTCCTTCTTCTTGAGATTTTATATGATATCCAAGAGCCTTTTCATAATCTCCTAATAGACGATAGCACCAACCAAGTTGACTATAGGCAAAAGCTAAATCTTTTTCTTCATCTAAACTTAAAGCATACTCTAATTTTTCTATAGCTTCTTGAAATCTATTTGAATTTGCTAAACAAGCTCCATATTGTATATTTATCCAAGCATCATTTCTTCCAAGTTTTACTGCTCTTTCTGTATATTTTAGACCTTCCTTATATTCTCCTAAAATACTATATACCCAAGCTATTTCTGATACAAGATCAAGATCATTTTTATCATATTTTTCAGCTAACAAATAGAATTCCAAAGCTTTTTTTAAATCAGATTTTTTCTTGTAACAATATCCGATTTCATCATTTATCCAAGCACTATCTCTACCATTTTCTTTAGATTGAATATAATGTTCAAGTGCCTTATCATAATCCTCTAATTGACGGTAACTCCAACCAAGTAAGCTGTGAATATGTGCTATATCTTTTTCCTCATCTTCCACTTCTAAGGCATGATTTAATTTTTTAATAGCCTCTTCATGTCTTTCAAGTCTTGATAGACAATATCCAAACTCACCATTTGTCCAAGCATCATCTTGACCAAGTTCCTCAAGTTTTTCTAAGTATTTTAATCCTTCTTCATATTTTCCTAAAACATTGTAAAGCCAAGCTATGTCTGATATTGAATAAGTATCTTCTTCATCTAGTTCAACAGCCTTTAAATAATATTCTAAGGCTTCTTCATTTTTACCCAGATTTTTATAGCATATTCCTATCTTTTGATAAAGCCAATCATCAGCATAATTTAATTTTTCTAGTTTTAAAAAATATTCTAATGCTTCTTCATATCTTTCTTGTTTAAATAAACTATAGCCTAACTCATAATTCCCTTCTACGTCTCTTTTATTTTTTGCTAAGATAGGTCTAAGTATTTCTTCAGCCTCTGTATATCTCATATGTCTGTTATATAAGCTAGCTAGAAATATTTCTGTATCTATTTTATTTCCTCTAGTTTTAGCATATTTTTTAGCTTCAAAAGCATATTCTATAGCTTTTTCTGAATTTCCATTTTCCTCTTCAATTTCTCCTAAGGCTATATATGTCCCCACTAAGAAATCACAAGCCTTTTCATCATCTGGTTCTTGCTCACACACCTTTAAAAAATGCTTTTCTGCCTTTGTATAATCTTCTAAGAAAAAGTAAGAATATCCTATTCTCCAATTCCAAAGTGCAGTATCTCCTACTTCATTTTCTATACTTTTTAATATTTCTAAACCTTTTTCATATTCTTCTATGTTATTGTAGGCTCTTCCTAATTCTCCCATTAATTCTGTATTTAATTGTTCAGCTGGTAAAGCTTCTATTAAGTCTATTATTTCTTGATATTTTTCCATTTCATTTAAGCTTTCAATTTTTTCTAATAATTTTTCTTTCAAAATCTTCACCTCTTATATTTTAATTTTTTCTTATATATCATAACATTTTTATATATTTTTTTATGTAACATATGTTACAAATAAAAAAACTGTTGCAATGATTAAATTTTTGCAACAGCTATTTTTATTAAATGTGTTAGAACACTCTCGACTCTAGCACTCGTAGGGTGTTAGTCGTGAGTAGTTCACTTAGTTGAAAAGTGTATCTAAAGAAGATATTTCTTTTTCTATTTCTTCGATTTTTTCTTTCATATAATCATTTAAAAGTCCACGCTCAGTGATGGAGTCTCTAGCTGAGTCTAAATATTTTTGAGCATTTTCTTTATCACCTATTCCAACATAGCAAGAAGCAAGTTCAAAATCTTCTCCATCTACTACATCTTCTTCATCTAATGATATCTGTCTTGATTTTAAAAGAACCTCTATAGCTTCTTCATATCTTTCCAAGCCTCTTAAACATCTTCCCATACAATATAGGTACCAACCATCATTATTCAAATCATAAGCATTTTTAAATGATTCTAAAGCTTCTTGATATCTTTTTAAATCTAGTAAAACTGCTCCTCTAACCTCGAAAATCCAAGCATCATTTCTTCCTAATTCTATAGCTCTATCAAAATGTTCTAATGATTCTTTTCTTGCTTCAGGATTATAGCCTAATTGATATCCAATTTCTGAATGTATCCACTCATCATCTCTTCCTAATTCTTTTGCTATATTTAAATATTTAAGTCCTTCTTCTGGTTCTGGATTTTCTAATTTTCCATAGTACCAACCTAGTTCAGAATTTATAAGGATTTTTCTATTTATATCAGCTTCATCAACCATAGTCAAAGACTCTTTCAATTTTTCAATTCCTTCACTAAGCTTTCCACTTCTACCTAAGTTCATAGCTATTTCAGTTTTGATCCATTCATCATCTCTTCCTAATTCTTCAGCTCTCAATAAAAATGGAAGTCCTTCTTCATAGTTGTCCATACAATCATAGATCCAAGCAACTTCTGATAATATACGTATATTATCTCTATCTAAATCATAAGCTATTAAGGCATAGTCAAGTGCTTTTTCATAATTATCTAAATTTTCATAGCATATTGCTATTTCTATATTTGTCCAAGAATCGTTTCTTCCTTCTTCTTTAGCTTTAAGTTGATATTCTAGTGCTTTTTCATAATTTTCTAATTGATGGTAACACCAACCAAGTTGACCATAGATAAAAGCTAAGTCCTTTTCTTCATCTTTTAAACTTAAAGCATAGTCAAACTTTTCTATGGCTTCTTCATATTTTTCTAAACCTGCTAAACAAGCTCCATATTCTACATTTATCCAAGAGTCATTTCTTCCAAGTTTCATTGCTTTTTTTATATATTTTAGCCCTTCATCATATTGTCCTAAACTATCATAAAACCAAGCTATATCTGATATAATATAAGGATTTTTTTTGTCAAATTTTTCAGCTTGTAAGTTACACTCCAATGCCTTTTTTATATCATCTTTTAATCTATAGCAATTTCCTAACTCTACATTTATCCAAGCATCATTTCTACCCCATTTTTTAGCTTGATTGAAAGCTTCTATAGCTTCATCATACTCTTCTAATTGTTTTTTACAAAATCCAAGTTGACTGTAAATATATGACATATCTTTATCTTCTTCATCTGCTTCTAAAGCACGATTGATTTTTTCAAGAGCCTCTTCATATCTTTTAAGTCTTGATAGACAAAATCCAAATTCAGTATTTGTCCAAGAATCATCTTGACCAAGTTCTTCAAGTCTTTCTAAATATTTCAATGCTTCTTCATATTTCCCAAAAGAATCATAAAGCCAAGCTATCTCTGATAGTGAATACGTATCTTCTTCATCAAGTTCAACTGCTTTTAAATAATATTTTAGAGCATCTTCTCTGTTATCTAAATTCTTGTAGCATATTCCTATTTGTCTGTAAGTCCAAGCATCTGCTTTATTTAATTTCTCTAGAGCAGAAAAATATTCCAATGCCTCTTCACATTTTCCTTGTGCTGATAAACAGTAAGCTAACTCTGAAAGAGTCCATTCGTCTTCTTTATTTTCAGCTAACTGATTTCTAAGTATTTCTTCAGCCTCTGTATATTTTCCATATCTGTCATATAACCAAGCTAGGAAAAAATCAGCTTCTATTCTTCCTTCTTCATCATAGACATATTTTTTACTTTCAAGGGCATACTCTATAGCCTTTTCTGAATTTCCATTTTTATTTTCAAGTTTTGCTAAATTTCTATATATTGTTATTAAAAAATCAGAAGTGTCGTTGTCATCAGGATCTAATTCGTATGCTTTTAAGAAACATTTTTCTGCATTCACAAAATCATCTAAGAAAAAATAAGAATAGCCCGCTCTCCAATTCCAAATTAAACTATGTCCTTCTTCAAATTCTATAGTTTTTAATAGCTCTAAACCTTTTGCATAATTTTCTACATTGTTGTAGGCTCTTGCTAATTGCCCTATTAATTCCGTATTTAATTGTTCAGCTGGTAAAGCTTCTATTGTATCTATTATTTCTTGATACTTTTCTAACTCATGTAATTTTTCAATTTTTTCTAATAATTCTTTTTTCAAAATCTTCACCTCTTATATTTTTACTTTTCTTATCTATTATATCATTAATATATTTTTTTATATAATATTGTATTGTTGCAAAATAAAAATAGGAACAAAAGAAAAACACTAGCTATCGCAGTTGCTAGTGTTTTTGTAATTCCTATTTTCTTATTAATCGCGATATATTGCTATATCTTTTAACTTATTATAACTTTTTTTTTTAAGAATGTCAACAATTCATGCTATAATATCTTGTAATTCCCTAGACAATCCCATTAACCTTTTCAAAAGGAGGTAAAAAGATTGAAT harbors:
- a CDS encoding tetratricopeptide repeat protein, whose amino-acid sequence is MKKELLEKIEKLHELEKYQEIIDTIEALPAEQLNTELIGQLARAYNNVENYAKGLELLKTIEFEEGHSLIWNWRAGYSYFFLDDFVNAEKCFLKAYELDPDDNDTSDFLITIYRNLAKLENKNGNSEKAIEYALESKKYVYDEEGRIEADFFLAWLYDRYGKYTEAEEILRNQLAENKEDEWTLSELAYCLSAQGKCEEALEYFSALEKLNKADAWTYRQIGICYKNLDNREDALKYYLKAVELDEEDTYSLSEIAWLYDSFGKYEEALKYLERLEELGQDDSWTNTEFGFCLSRLKRYEEALEKINRALEADEEDKDMSYIYSQLGFCKKQLEEYDEAIEAFNQAKKWGRNDAWINVELGNCYRLKDDIKKALECNLQAEKFDKKNPYIISDIAWFYDSLGQYDEGLKYIKKAMKLGRNDSWINVEYGACLAGLEKYEEAIEKFDYALSLKDEEKDLAFIYGQLGWCYHQLENYEKALEYQLKAKEEGRNDSWTNIEIAICYENLDNYEKALDYALIAYDLDRDNIRILSEVAWIYDCMDNYEEGLPFLLRAEELGRDDEWIKTEIAMNLGRSGKLSEGIEKLKESLTMVDEADINRKILINSELGWYYGKLENPEPEEGLKYLNIAKELGRDDEWIHSEIGYQLGYNPEARKESLEHFDRAIELGRNDAWIFEVRGAVLLDLKRYQEALESFKNAYDLNNDGWYLYCMGRCLRGLERYEEAIEVLLKSRQISLDEEDVVDGEDFELASCYVGIGDKENAQKYLDSARDSITERGLLNDYMKEKIEEIEKEISSLDTLFN